A genome region from Candidatus Parcubacteria bacterium includes the following:
- a CDS encoding ABC transporter ATP-binding protein encodes MEKPIIKLENVWKTYKLGKVDLNAIKGINLEVFSGSFVTIMGASGSGKSTLLNMIGCLDSPTNGRVFLKNKDTSLLSEDELSQLRGKTIGFVFQEFNLLPNLNALENVSLPMVFQGVPLEKRIEKAKELLTAVELKERIYHQPAELSGGERQRVAVARAFANDPELVIADEPTGNLDSTTGKKIMKFLTDFHKKEGKTIVVVTHDPNIAGYSEEIINIKDGEIVANHKQTDKILWKN; translated from the coding sequence ATGGAGAAACCAATTATTAAATTAGAAAATGTTTGGAAGACTTATAAATTAGGAAAAGTAGACCTTAATGCTATCAAAGGAATAAACCTGGAAGTTTTTTCAGGTTCTTTTGTAACTATAATGGGCGCTTCAGGGTCTGGGAAATCTACTCTCTTAAATATGATAGGTTGTTTAGACTCTCCAACTAATGGCAGGGTTTTTTTAAAAAACAAGGATACATCTCTGCTTTCTGAAGATGAGCTGTCTCAGCTTAGGGGGAAAACAATTGGTTTTGTTTTTCAGGAGTTTAATCTATTACCAAACCTAAATGCTTTAGAAAATGTGAGTTTGCCAATGGTTTTTCAAGGAGTGCCTTTGGAAAAAAGAATAGAGAAAGCAAAAGAGCTTTTGACAGCCGTAGAATTGAAAGAAAGAATTTATCACCAGCCGGCTGAACTTTCCGGCGGAGAGCGCCAAAGAGTAGCTGTAGCTCGAGCTTTTGCCAATGATCCGGAGTTAGTAATAGCTGATGAACCTACTGGAAATTTAGATTCAACAACTGGGAAAAAAATAATGAAATTTTTAACTGATTTTCACAAAAAAGAAGGAAAAACCATTGTTGTTGTTACTCATGATCCAAATATTGCCGGCTATAGTGAAGAAATAATTAATATTAAAGACGGTGAAATAGTTGCCAATCATAAGCAAACAGATAAAATTTTATGGAAGAACTAA
- a CDS encoding HlyD family efflux transporter periplasmic adaptor subunit, producing the protein MSKKSIIIIAVILIVVVLVGYQKFFKEAELPFTLAEVVRGDISQEISETGEIKKGEEINLNFKSTGIIEKIYVDKGDIVDKGAVLIKIDDSQLQIQLIEAKAGLDLYQATLDKLLAGSSPEEIQVSQTTVDNAETTLENAQKNLDDVWAKADEDLNQAYEDALNVLDDAYLKIYNAFNVVDSVLETYFSKETQESTRVKRKVESIETNMNAVKTYVDSARASSTNENIDSALSKMKTVLEDVYSALTVIRETSENPLYHNPVSAADKSSLDTHRGYISTALTNTVNSQQTISSAKITNTTNINTAEATVSSAQGALKAAQDALAVLSAEPRQEDIDLYQAQVNQAKAKVRLLENQIYEAVLRSPADAQITKLHKKVKEMAQPSLQDPVISLLPLVLFEIEVNIYEEDVIKMDIGNPVDISLIAFPSQTFQGEVISIDPAQELIDGVVYYKATINPGEIPDQVKPGMTADLIIKTAFKENVLIIPEDGIQYKEDKKIVEVFKDGSVEEREVVIGLQGSDYMVEVVSGLKEGENIVLH; encoded by the coding sequence ATGAGCAAAAAAAGCATCATTATTATAGCCGTTATATTGATAGTCGTTGTTTTGGTCGGCTATCAGAAATTCTTTAAGGAGGCAGAATTGCCTTTTACTTTGGCTGAAGTTGTAAGGGGAGATATTTCACAAGAAATTTCTGAAACCGGCGAGATAAAAAAGGGAGAAGAAATCAATCTTAATTTCAAAAGCACGGGAATAATTGAAAAAATATATGTTGATAAAGGCGATATAGTTGATAAAGGCGCTGTTTTAATAAAAATAGATGACAGTCAGCTCCAAATTCAGCTTATAGAAGCCAAAGCAGGATTAGATCTATATCAGGCAACATTAGACAAGCTTTTAGCCGGCTCAAGCCCGGAAGAAATTCAGGTTTCCCAGACAACCGTAGATAATGCTGAGACCACTCTGGAAAACGCTCAAAAGAATTTAGATGATGTTTGGGCTAAAGCAGATGAAGATTTGAATCAGGCATATGAAGACGCCTTAAATGTTTTAGATGATGCTTATTTAAAAATATATAATGCTTTTAATGTTGTTGATTCAGTTTTAGAAACATATTTCAGCAAGGAAACCCAGGAAAGCACTAGAGTGAAAAGAAAAGTAGAATCAATAGAAACAAATATGAATGCGGTAAAGACATACGTTGACAGCGCTAGAGCGAGTTCTACAAACGAAAACATTGACAGCGCTCTTTCTAAAATGAAGACAGTGCTGGAGGATGTTTACAGCGCTTTAACAGTTATTAGAGAGACATCTGAAAATCCGCTTTATCATAATCCTGTTTCCGCTGCTGATAAGAGTTCTTTGGATACGCATAGGGGATATATTAGTACCGCCTTAACTAATACAGTGAATTCTCAACAAACAATTTCTTCTGCTAAAATTACCAACACTACAAATATTAATACTGCTGAGGCAACTGTTTCTTCGGCTCAAGGCGCTTTAAAAGCGGCGCAGGACGCTTTAGCTGTATTATCGGCTGAACCTCGTCAGGAAGATATTGATTTATATCAAGCTCAAGTGAATCAGGCAAAAGCTAAAGTCCGGCTTTTAGAAAATCAAATTTACGAAGCTGTTTTAAGAAGCCCTGCTGACGCGCAGATTACCAAGCTCCATAAAAAAGTAAAAGAAATGGCTCAGCCATCATTGCAAGATCCTGTGATTTCTTTGCTGCCGCTTGTCTTATTTGAAATAGAGGTAAATATTTATGAAGAAGATGTAATAAAAATGGATATTGGCAACCCTGTGGATATTTCTTTAATTGCTTTTCCTAGTCAGACTTTTCAAGGAGAGGTAATATCAATTGATCCAGCGCAAGAACTTATTGATGGAGTAGTTTATTATAAGGCAACTATCAATCCCGGAGAAATTCCAGACCAGGTTAAGCCCGGAATGACTGCTGATTTAATTATTAAAACTGCATTCAAGGAAAATGTATTAATTATCCCTGAAGATGGAATCCAATACAAAGAAGATAAAAAGATTGTTGAAGTTTTTAAAGATGGTTCAGTGGAAGAAAGGGAAGTTGTTATTGGGCTTCAAGGCAGTGATTATATGGTTGAAGTTGTATCCGGCTTAAAAGAAGGTGAAAACATTGTTTTACACTAA
- a CDS encoding NYN domain-containing protein codes for MEKQESNFAFIDSQNLNLGIQNLGWKLNYRRFRVYLKEKYKVSIAYLFIGYIPANQDLYSSLQEAGYVLVFKPTLPDKNGEVKGNVDADLVLQVMIDYKKYNKAIIVTSDGDFYSLVKYLYKNDKLRCVISPYIKTCSVLLKKTAKEKIVFIENLRKKLEYKMKKHRVRTKP; via the coding sequence ATGGAAAAACAAGAAAGCAATTTTGCGTTTATTGACAGTCAAAACCTTAATTTAGGAATTCAAAACTTGGGCTGGAAATTGAATTACAGAAGATTTAGAGTTTATTTAAAAGAGAAATATAAAGTATCTATAGCTTATTTGTTTATCGGCTATATTCCAGCTAATCAAGACTTATATTCTTCATTGCAAGAAGCCGGGTATGTTTTGGTCTTTAAGCCGACGTTGCCTGATAAGAATGGAGAGGTAAAGGGTAACGTGGACGCAGATTTGGTTTTACAGGTAATGATTGATTATAAGAAATATAACAAAGCCATAATTGTTACAAGCGACGGAGATTTTTATTCTTTAGTTAAATATTTATACAAAAATGATAAACTTAGATGCGTGATAAGTCCATATATTAAAACTTGTTCGGTTTTGTTAAAAAAAACAGCTAAAGAAAAAATTGTTTTTATAGAAAATTTGCGTAAAAAACTTGAATATAAAATGAAAAAGCACCGCGTAAGGACAAAACCTTAA
- a CDS encoding DUF3800 domain-containing protein: MKFIFIDEIEQHSKNKNFFGLGAILIDSANYSKFKNEANKHFKKLKWPEKIEFKGRYLFSQKVDKNITIEERINFVNEFSKMSVATKNARYSFLFSYNFKKKTKNNYLLLLGKITNKIPAPSSCKGDRCLVAVFCDNGDIVSLDDIYDTILKKLKNKLIIFERPFCINSDNKTFGIMTVDILCYLKSWIELSEDDKAAQKTLFNPIIGSIDKRKLMTIKNIISNVKNMKVIK; the protein is encoded by the coding sequence ATGAAATTTATTTTTATTGATGAAATAGAACAACATAGTAAAAACAAGAATTTTTTTGGTCTTGGAGCTATTCTTATTGATTCAGCAAATTATAGTAAATTTAAGAACGAAGCTAATAAACATTTCAAAAAATTAAAATGGCCAGAAAAAATAGAATTTAAGGGACGATATTTATTTTCGCAAAAGGTAGATAAAAATATTACAATAGAAGAAAGGATAAATTTTGTAAATGAATTTTCAAAAATGTCTGTTGCTACCAAAAACGCTAGATATAGTTTTCTTTTTTCATACAATTTTAAAAAGAAAACAAAAAACAATTATTTGCTTTTATTAGGAAAAATAACGAACAAAATTCCTGCCCCTTCAAGTTGTAAAGGAGATAGATGTCTAGTAGCAGTATTTTGCGATAATGGTGATATTGTAAGTCTAGATGATATTTATGATACAATTTTGAAAAAGTTAAAAAATAAATTAATAATTTTTGAGCGTCCATTTTGTATTAATTCAGACAATAAAACTTTTGGAATAATGACGGTTGATATTTTGTGTTATTTAAAATCATGGATTGAATTAAGCGAAGATGACAAAGCTGCACAAAAAACGCTATTTAACCCTATTATTGGAAGTATTGATAAAAGAAAATTGATGACAATCAAAAATATTATTTCAAATGTAAAAAATATGAAGGTTATAAAATAA
- a CDS encoding SLATT domain-containing protein encodes MRNNILKETKRIEEDCLYSAKGHFIVSHFWTTFHIWIGIPITVLAFTAGVFALSKFDNHAILAGIISIIVTILTAVNLFLNPNQKSAIHRDAGNKYNALRNQTRIFYGIDYNGILKSEQEIVNKLKDLSEQRDKLNQETPQIPRWAYKKAKIGIEGGEASYKIDEEK; translated from the coding sequence ATGCGAAATAATATACTAAAAGAGACAAAAAGAATCGAAGAAGATTGTCTTTATTCAGCAAAAGGCCATTTTATTGTTAGCCATTTTTGGACGACTTTCCATATATGGATTGGGATACCAATAACCGTTTTAGCCTTTACCGCTGGAGTTTTTGCATTATCTAAATTTGATAATCATGCCATATTAGCGGGAATAATATCTATTATTGTTACTATTCTAACAGCAGTAAATTTGTTCTTAAATCCTAATCAAAAATCAGCCATTCATAGAGATGCTGGAAATAAATACAATGCTTTAAGGAATCAAACTAGAATTTTTTATGGAATAGATTACAATGGGATTCTTAAATCTGAACAAGAGATAGTAAATAAATTAAAGGATTTGTCAGAACAAAGAGATAAATTAAATCAAGAAACTCCACAGATTCCAAGATGGGCCTACAAAAAAGCAAAAATAGGAATAGAGGGTGGAGAAGCTAGCTATAAAATTGATGAAGAAAAATAG
- a CDS encoding nucleotidyltransferase, with product MAKTIDEGFKIFHSRLTPTKTESESAKKHRASIEACISTNFGLKRFFRTGSFGNGTSIAAYSDVDYFASIPRKSLTNNSFSTLVKLKEALVKRFPDTGVRISSPAVVVPFGTDPSETTEVVPADFIRKNLFERHIYDIPNGQGGWRKSSPDAHNSYVLRYDKKLDGKLKPLIRFIKAWKFYRAVSISSFYLEIFVTKYASSEKTIIYPIDIKIIFKKLNDNKLANITDPLGISGYITACSSLEKKKESLARLKRALTRAEHALTADKNGRTAKAFYWWNKVYADKFPSYH from the coding sequence ATGGCGAAAACTATAGATGAGGGTTTTAAAATTTTTCACTCTCGACTTACACCAACTAAAACCGAATCTGAAAGCGCAAAAAAACACCGTGCATCAATTGAAGCTTGCATTAGTACTAATTTTGGTTTAAAACGTTTTTTTAGAACAGGATCATTTGGAAATGGAACTAGTATCGCTGCATACAGTGATGTAGATTACTTTGCAAGCATTCCAAGAAAAAGTCTGACAAATAATTCTTTCTCAACCTTAGTAAAACTAAAAGAGGCTTTGGTAAAAAGGTTTCCAGACACCGGTGTTAGAATTAGCTCTCCGGCAGTTGTAGTGCCCTTTGGGACTGATCCATCAGAAACAACAGAAGTGGTTCCGGCAGATTTTATAAGAAAAAATTTATTTGAAAGACATATTTATGATATTCCAAATGGACAAGGTGGTTGGAGAAAATCTAGCCCTGACGCTCATAATTCTTATGTTTTACGTTATGATAAAAAGTTAGACGGAAAATTAAAGCCACTCATTAGATTTATTAAAGCATGGAAATTTTACAGAGCAGTATCTATTTCATCGTTTTACCTTGAGATATTTGTGACAAAATATGCATCTAGTGAGAAAACCATTATTTACCCAATCGATATAAAGATTATTTTTAAAAAATTAAACGATAATAAATTAGCTAATATTACGGATCCTTTGGGAATTTCTGGGTACATCACCGCTTGTTCTAGCTTAGAAAAAAAGAAAGAATCTCTTGCGCGACTAAAAAGAGCCTTAACGCGAGCAGAGCACGCTTTAACTGCTGATAAAAATGGTAGGACGGCTAAGGCTTTTTATTGGTGGAATAAGGTATATGCCGATAAATTTCCTTCTTATCATTAG